In the genome of Amia ocellicauda isolate fAmiCal2 chromosome 3, fAmiCal2.hap1, whole genome shotgun sequence, one region contains:
- the diabloa gene encoding diablo, IAP-binding mitochondrial protein a isoform X2, whose product MAAFRRGVMSIGLFRCSWSVIIASRQRLARFPVLVKSNCLSFGAGGGLCAVPFSQHAESLSHETLIKRASSLVTDGANTYLSQTTLALVDALTQYAKAVHTLIALQKRYNSAIGKLTPAEEDAIWQVIIGARVEMNDKLDNCKRFQSNWMNAVNLSELAAEAAYNAGADQASVTARTNIQLAQAQVEDVRRLSLEAEMKLAEVKVEEIKRTAEYATSEKAGEDVIVEEEVPDAYLRED is encoded by the exons ATGGCGGCGTTCAGAAGGGGTGTTATGTCTATCGGCTTGTTTAG GTGCTCATGGAGTGTGATCATCGCCAGCAGACAGCGGCTCGCAAGGTTTCCCGTGCTGGTGAAAAGTAACTGCTTGTCTTTTGGGGCAGGTGGAGGCCTCTGTGCAGTACCTTTTTCGCAG CATGCAGAGTCTCTCTCTCATGAAACTCTGATCAAGCGGGCCTCTTCCCTTGTAACCGATGGTGCCAACACTTACCTCTCCCAAACCACCCTGGCTCTAGTAGATGCCCTGACACAGTACGCTAAG GCAGTGCACACGCTGATTGCCCTGCAGAAGCGATACAACAGTGCTATCGGCAAGCTCACCCCTGCAGAGGAGGATGCCATTTGGCAAGTTATTATTGGTGCTCGTGTGGAG ATGAATGACAAACTGGACAACTGTAAGCGCTTCCAATCAAACTGGATGAACGCGGTCAATCTGTCAGAGCTGGCGGCTGAGGCGGCATATAATGCAG GAGCTGACCAGGCATCTGTCACAGCACGCACCAACATCCAGCTGGCCCAGGCACAGGTAGAGGACGTGAGGCGGCTGTCTTTGGAAGCTGAGATGAAGCTGGCAGAGGTGAAGGTAGAAGAGATCAAGAGAACTGCAGAATATGCCACATCTGAGAAGGCTGGGGAAGATGTGATTGTGGAGGAAGAAGTCCCTGACGCATACCTACGAGAAGACTAA
- the diabloa gene encoding diablo, IAP-binding mitochondrial protein a isoform X1, with translation MYNFNVLRTASIVKQYSLHIQRRRWSNALYFRLCQRVLAVIHALKGWCSWSVIIASRQRLARFPVLVKSNCLSFGAGGGLCAVPFSQHAESLSHETLIKRASSLVTDGANTYLSQTTLALVDALTQYAKAVHTLIALQKRYNSAIGKLTPAEEDAIWQVIIGARVEMNDKLDNCKRFQSNWMNAVNLSELAAEAAYNAGADQASVTARTNIQLAQAQVEDVRRLSLEAEMKLAEVKVEEIKRTAEYATSEKAGEDVIVEEEVPDAYLRED, from the exons atgtacaattttaatgtattaagaaCTGCAAGTATAGTAAAACAATATAGCTTGCATATCCAGAGAAGAAGATGGAGTAATGCATTATATTTTAGGTTATGTCAACGTGTGTTAGCTGTTATTCACGCTCTGAAGGGTTG GTGCTCATGGAGTGTGATCATCGCCAGCAGACAGCGGCTCGCAAGGTTTCCCGTGCTGGTGAAAAGTAACTGCTTGTCTTTTGGGGCAGGTGGAGGCCTCTGTGCAGTACCTTTTTCGCAG CATGCAGAGTCTCTCTCTCATGAAACTCTGATCAAGCGGGCCTCTTCCCTTGTAACCGATGGTGCCAACACTTACCTCTCCCAAACCACCCTGGCTCTAGTAGATGCCCTGACACAGTACGCTAAG GCAGTGCACACGCTGATTGCCCTGCAGAAGCGATACAACAGTGCTATCGGCAAGCTCACCCCTGCAGAGGAGGATGCCATTTGGCAAGTTATTATTGGTGCTCGTGTGGAG ATGAATGACAAACTGGACAACTGTAAGCGCTTCCAATCAAACTGGATGAACGCGGTCAATCTGTCAGAGCTGGCGGCTGAGGCGGCATATAATGCAG GAGCTGACCAGGCATCTGTCACAGCACGCACCAACATCCAGCTGGCCCAGGCACAGGTAGAGGACGTGAGGCGGCTGTCTTTGGAAGCTGAGATGAAGCTGGCAGAGGTGAAGGTAGAAGAGATCAAGAGAACTGCAGAATATGCCACATCTGAGAAGGCTGGGGAAGATGTGATTGTGGAGGAAGAAGTCCCTGACGCATACCTACGAGAAGACTAA
- the diabloa gene encoding diablo, IAP-binding mitochondrial protein a isoform X3: MYNFNVLRTASIVKQYSLHIQRRRWSNALYFRLCQRVLAVIHALKGWCSWSVIIASRQRLARFPVLVKSNCLSFGAGGGLCAVPFSQHAESLSHETLIKRASSLVTDGANTYLSQTTLALVDALTQYAKMNDKLDNCKRFQSNWMNAVNLSELAAEAAYNAGADQASVTARTNIQLAQAQVEDVRRLSLEAEMKLAEVKVEEIKRTAEYATSEKAGEDVIVEEEVPDAYLRED, translated from the exons atgtacaattttaatgtattaagaaCTGCAAGTATAGTAAAACAATATAGCTTGCATATCCAGAGAAGAAGATGGAGTAATGCATTATATTTTAGGTTATGTCAACGTGTGTTAGCTGTTATTCACGCTCTGAAGGGTTG GTGCTCATGGAGTGTGATCATCGCCAGCAGACAGCGGCTCGCAAGGTTTCCCGTGCTGGTGAAAAGTAACTGCTTGTCTTTTGGGGCAGGTGGAGGCCTCTGTGCAGTACCTTTTTCGCAG CATGCAGAGTCTCTCTCTCATGAAACTCTGATCAAGCGGGCCTCTTCCCTTGTAACCGATGGTGCCAACACTTACCTCTCCCAAACCACCCTGGCTCTAGTAGATGCCCTGACACAGTACGCTAAG ATGAATGACAAACTGGACAACTGTAAGCGCTTCCAATCAAACTGGATGAACGCGGTCAATCTGTCAGAGCTGGCGGCTGAGGCGGCATATAATGCAG GAGCTGACCAGGCATCTGTCACAGCACGCACCAACATCCAGCTGGCCCAGGCACAGGTAGAGGACGTGAGGCGGCTGTCTTTGGAAGCTGAGATGAAGCTGGCAGAGGTGAAGGTAGAAGAGATCAAGAGAACTGCAGAATATGCCACATCTGAGAAGGCTGGGGAAGATGTGATTGTGGAGGAAGAAGTCCCTGACGCATACCTACGAGAAGACTAA